From the genome of Fibrobacter succinogenes:
GGTAGATTGGTCGGGAGCTAGCGGTGGCGCTGCAAAGATCGAGGGCTGCAAGGATTATAACGGGCTAGAAAATGCATTCGATGCCATCTTGAAGGGCGGGGGAGTCGTCATTATGCGTACGGATGAAGATCACCCTTTTTACAAGTTCGTTACGGTGCGCGAAATTGACCCGGCATTACCGATAAAAGCGGATTCTACGACATCGATTCGACCTGCATCTCGCCGTGCCGTCAACAGCGTTCACGAAAAGTTGAACATCAAGTATTTCGACTTGCTAGGCCGAACACTCCCATTTACAAAACACTAACAACAAACAGTTACTGGATCCTTCCTCCCGTAGGTCGTCAGGATGACGCTACAAACTTCTAACTTCCTACTGTCTACTTGTACTTTCGCTTCGCTCAAGTCCCAAATGCTGGCCTCGGTCATGTCCAAGCAAGCTTGGTCGCGACACTCGACCTAAGCATTTGTCCTACTGTCTACTAATCACTAACCATTTTTTTATAAAATTTTTTTTGTCTTTCGTCTTTCGTCTCTCGTCTAATTCTATATTTATTCCGTCAAAAAATTTTCCATAAGGACATTCAAAATGGCTAAAACAGAATCCAAGAAGAAAGTCGTCCTCGCTTACAGCGGTGGACTCGATACCTCCATTATTATTCCTTGGCTCAAGGAAACCTACGACGTCGAAGTGATTGCATTCGCTGCCGACCTCGGCCAGAATGACTTCCCGAACGCAAAGGCTCTCGAAGAAAAGGCTCTCAAGACCGGTGCTTCCAAGTGCTACGTTCTCGACCTCAAGAAGGAATTCCTTGAAGAATACGTTTGGCCGACCGTTCGCGCCGGTGCTAAGTACGAAGGTACTTACCTCCTCGGTACGTCTTTCGCTCGTCCGCTCATCGCTAAGTACCAGGTAAAGATCGCTGAAAAGGAAGGCGCTTACGCTGTTGCTCACGGTGCTACCGGTAAGGGTAACGACCAAGTTCGTTTCGAACTCACCTACGCTGCTCTCAACCCGAAGCTCGAAGTCATCGCTCCGTGGAAGGACCCGCGCTGGACATTCCACAGCCGCGAAGACGCTATCGACTACGCCGCTGCACACAAGATTCCGCTCAACGGCATCAGCAAGAAGAAGATTTACTCCGAAGACGGCAACCTCTGGCACCTCTCTCACGAAGGTGGCGTCTTGGAATTCCCGGAACAGGAACACAAGTACGAATTCCTCAAGCACACCAACACGTATGAAAAGGCTCCGAACAAGGCCGATCACGTGACGATTTCCTTCGAAAAGGGCAATCCGGTTGCTATCAACGGCAAGAAGATGGGCGCTGTCGAACTCCTCGAATTCTTGAACGAAATCGGTGGTAAGAACGCTTGTGGTCTTTTGGACATCGTTGAAAACCGCCTCGTCGGCCTCAAGAGCCGCGGTGTTTATGAAACTCCGGGTGGCACGCTCCTTTACAAGGCTCACGAATGCTTGCAGCAGCTCGTGCTCGACAAGGAAACTTTGTTCGAAGCTCAGAAGATGTCTATGACCTATGCAAACCTTGTCTACAATGGCCAGTGGTTCACTCCGCTCCGCCAGGCTATGGATGCCTTCTTCAATGAAGTGAACAAGGTTGTGACTGGTGATGTGACCCTCAAGCTCTACAAGGGCAACATCATCCCGGCCGGCATCAAGAGCCCGTACAGCTTGTACGACATGGGCCTCGGTGGCTTCACGGACGTTGACATGTACGACCAGAAGGACGCTACTGGCTTCATCCGCTGCTACGGCCTCCCGCTCAAGACTCGCGCTCTCTTGCTCGGCAAGAAGACGAACGTCGACTTCGGTGGCGTTCCGAGCCTCAAGAAGTAATTTGTTCGACAGCCGTCTTGGCTGTCATCAATACTTCGCATGTCATCCTCACGACCCGCAGGGTCGATAGGATCCATTACTTTTAAGGAATTCTCACATTTGTGGGAATTCTTTTTTTATATTCGTAATATGAAAAAATTTGTTCTTTGTGCTTCTCTTTGGATTGGACTTTTCCTTGCCGCCTGCGGCGATGATAGTTCTGTAACTAGCCCTTCGGGGAAGGAGTCTTTATCGACTTTGACGGACTCCCGCGACGGTCAAACCTATAAGACTGTCGTTATCGGAAAACAGACGTGGATGGCTCAGAACTTGAACATTGAAACGGAAAAATCATTCTGTTTCAATGACGATTCCTCCAACTGCACCAAGTACGGTCGCCTGTACACATGGGCTGCGGCGATGGACAGCGCGGGCAAGTGGAGTTCGAACGGCAAGGGGTGCGGCTATAAATCGGAATGTTCGGCGATGTCCCCGGTGCGTGGTGTTTGTCCGAATGGCTGGCACTTGCCGACAAAAGCGGAGTTTGAAACATTGTTCTCTGCTGTTGGCGGCGACTCTGTTGCGGGCAAGATGCTTAAATCAACAAGTGGCTGGAACTTTGCCAAAGCTAGCGGCAACGGCTCGGATGATTACGCGTTCTCGGCTTTGCCTGTCGGCTACAGGGATGGTGGGGGTGATTATACCTATGTGGGCAACGAAGCAACTTTTTGGATCTCTACAGAGAAGAGTGACGAGTATGCGTATGCCATGCGCTTGATCTATAGGAAAGACAATGTGGATGTGGACTATCGTCCCAAGTTCATGGCTTTTTCAGTTCGTTGCGTCAAAGACTAGTAGCCGCTCGCTGCGTTCTCTTGTCTAGCCTAAAACCTATACGCGTACCCGACTTGCCATATTACCGTCGGTTTGTTGTGCTTCATAAAGCAGTGAATCGGAATTGCAACATACGTAAACACCCCGTAGATGTTTGCGCGCATTTCCACTGAAATATCGAGCGATTCCTTGTAGTTATAAGGGCGAACGAGTCTTTTTTTGTTTGCTCTGTTTAAAGTTCTGAGGTATCCGTTGGGGGCGTTGGCAAAGGCGTAACCGCTACCAATGCCGAGGTCGAGTGAAAACGGCAACCCGCGGAAAAACTTCCAGGCAAAGCTTCCGCGAAAACCGACCCAGTACTCGTCGTGGTCGAGGTGGAGGCCGCCACCCATGGCCCTGAAAAAGAAGTTGTTGTATCCAACGCCTGCGTTTAACATGATGGGTGTCGGGCGCCCTGCTGAAATCCCAGCTTCGAACTGCCAGGGGGAACTTGCCGTTGCGGGGGGTGCCGCAGTCGAGTTTTCTGTAGCGAACGCAATCTCGGTGCAAAAAACGATGGTTGCAACTAAAAATAGGCGCTTGAATAACATGTTTGTAATAATAGTAATCGAAAATGCTCCCGGGCCCGTTTTTTCACTAAAAAAATGTTATCTTTAACACAGAAAATAGGTCTATGGGAAAGAAGGACCATAAACGAGGTAGAAAAATGAAAAAATCATTGTTCGCAATCGGATGCGCTGCACTCATTTCTGCATCCACGGCATTTGCTGAAGGTGGCATGTTTGAAGGCTATCTGCCTGAAAATTGGCAAGCTGACGTAGTTGCCGCCGTCAAGTTTACACGTATGCAATTCAGCAACTGGAAACTCGAAGACGGTACATCCTCTTACACATGGCTTTTCAGCTATGATGCAGCTCTCAAGGCTCACTGGAATGTGGCCGATTGGCGCAACAATCTGAACCTTGCCCTTGGCTACACCAAGACGGACGGCCTTGGCACGCGCAAGTCTTCGGATAAGATTTTCTACGAAACCATGGGTGACTTCAACGCTTCCGAAAAAATCAAGCCGTATGTCGGAGCCCGCTTCGAATCTCAGTTTACGAGAGGCTACGACTATAGCGAAGACGAAGATGGAAACGAAATCAAGACGGTCGTTTCTCACTTCATGGCTCCTGGCTATGTCACGCAGATGGCTGGTGTAGGCTATTTCCCGAATGACAATTTCTCTACGCGCCTTGCTTTTGCAAACCGCATGACGATTACGGCTGATGGCTCTGATTCTTACGCATATGCCGACGATAAGGATACGAAGAAAATTGAAAAGTTCAAAAATGAACCGGGTCTCGAAAGCATCACTGAATTCAAGTATTCCTTCTCTGAAATCGTCTCCTTCAAGAGCCGTTTGTGGGCATTTGTCAACTTCAAGGGCTTTGATCAAATCGATGGCAGGTGGGAGAACCTTCTCGCGTTGTCGCTTTCTCCGCTCTTCGAATTCCAGATCAGTTACGATATCGCTTACGACAAGGACTTGGACGAGGATTCGCAGCACAAGAACGTGATTCTTCTTGGTGTCACCTGGCGCATGTTCTAATTTTGAATCAAATCCAAATTATTTATGGGAACCGCTTCGGCGGTTCCTTTTTATGAATGTAAGTGGTGCAAAAATCAAACTAATTATTGTTCGGTGATATGCGTGGTGAATTGTATTTGTTTGTTGTTTAATGTTTGTCGTTTTGAAAATGGAGCGTCGGCCAAAGAACATTCTTCGCAGTAGCGTGCAAAGCGAGTGTCGCAGCGGCAAGTGTGCTTGCCGATATGGCCGAGTGAAGCCGCTGACGCCGTAGGCGTCCACTCCGAGCTGGGGCCCCGCCCGCATAACGTTCTTTTTTTAATTATTGATTTATGAAAGTAGAACTTTGGCGGAATGCTTTTTCTATCTTTGCACGTGAAAAATTAAAGAGGTTTCTATGGCTATTACTGTTGTGGATTACAATGCGGGCAACTTAACGTCGGTGATGAATGCGCTCAAGTTCATTGGTGCCGATGCCAAGGTCAGTCGCGATCCTGACGAAATCGCAAAGGCAACGCGATTGATTTTCCCGGGAGTCGGCGCTGCGGCGTCTGCCATGGAAACGCTCACGAAGACCGGTATCGGCGAAGCCATCAAGGCTGTTGTCAGGGCTGGGAACCCGGTGCTCGGCATTTGCATCGGCTGCCAGATTATTCTTGAAGAAAGCGAAGAAGATGGTGGCGTAAAAACGCTTGGACTTATCCCTGGCCGTGCCGTGCGTTTCAAGGATGAACCGGGCCTCAAGATTCCGCACATGGGCTGGAACCAGGTGAACTTCACCCGCGAACACCCGATCATGAAGGGCATTCGCAGCGGTTGCGATTTTTATTACGTGCATTCCTATTACCCGCAGGTTCCGGCGGAATATGCTTTTGCCGAAACGACTTACGGAACGCAAACCTTTACCGGACTTATTGGCAAGGACAACTTAATTGCAAGCCAGTTCCATCAGGAAAAAAGTGGCGAGGTTGGACTTGCCATGCTCAAGAATTTCTGCGACTGGAAAATATAGTTAGAAGCAAGGTGTAAATCGTTGCTATAAATTTTTTAGGAAATGCGGGTTGAGTCCCGCTTTTTTTTGTTTCCGCTAGATTGTCCCCCGATAATTCGTGATAAATGATTGCATGCTGATAAAATAAGTAATACTTAATAACTAAAGGATGAATCATGATAATTCAATTTTTATAAAATATGATTAAAATTGCATTAATTTGAATAAAAATTGATAAAAATAATCATGGATTATTGCTTTTTAGATAAAAGAAAGTATATTTGTTTACATGAAACCTATTATTGAATATCATGATTATCGACTTTATATGCAGGATTATTGCAACGAGCGAATTCGTGTGTCGGCGTTTTCGTGGCGGGAATTTTCTCGCGTAAGTGGGTTTTCATCGCCGAATTACTTGAAGCTTGTGTGTGATGGCAAGACTCGTCTTTCGTCCCGTGGGGCTGAAATGGTTGGGGCTGCCATGGGCTTGGTAGGTTTTGAACTTGAATATTTTAAGAAAATGGTGACTTATTGCGATGCCAGGAACGATCAGGAACGCAAGCTTGCTTTTGATGCCATGTTGGATTTGGCCGCAAGCCAGAAAGTGAAAATTGTCGATGGCGAAGCGTTCAGATATTTTGAATCTTGGGTACATCCGGTAGTGAGAGAACTTGCGCCGGTGATGGAGGGAGCGACTCCGGGCGAAATAGCCAAACTGTGTTGTATGGAGGTCTCGGCTAGTGACGTCCGCGAGTCGCTTGATTTTATGGTGAAGGTGGGCCTTCTGAAAAAAAATGGCAAAGCCTACGAGCAGACGGACAAGTATCTGAAGGGAACTTCCGGAGCTGTTTCTGTGGCGTTGCGTTCCATGCATCGTGAAATGGCTGCCTTTGCGGAAAAAGCTGTTGATGAATTTGCTTTGTCTGAACGAAATTTTTCGGGCCTTATCATGGGATTGTCCGCTGAGGACTATGAAATAATCGTGCAAAAAATCAAAGCTTTCCGAAAAGAAATTGCGGACATAGCATTGAAAAGCCGTGCGACAGAAAGGGTTTATAGATTGAATTTACAGTTGTTTCCATTGACTTGGAAAAAAGGAGAGAACAATGATTAATCAAAAAAAGATAATGCCGTTGGGCTTGGTGGCGTTTGGGCTTATGGCGTGTTCTGAATTGGAATTTTCGGGTGTTACGGATTTCGAGAATTCTGTTGCAAAGAACAGCAGCTCTTCTGCAGCGAACGATTTGCTCGTTGTTGATCAGCCCGTAAATTATGATTTGTGGACGTTCAAGGATTATCTAGCCGATACCGGGAACCGAAATTCCGGATATTGGTTTGATTTCATTGGCACGGAAGAGGGAAATTCTTCGACAGTCGAGTTCCCTGTGCGAAAAGGCGATATGTCTTCTGCGGATTATATGCGAAGCATCGCTGATGCGTGCGATGGCATTTGTGGTACAGTTCAATTGCGGGGAGCTTCTCCGAAGCCTGTACGTGCGGGTGTTGGACTTAAATTGTCTGCCGATGGCGAAATGGTCGATGTCTCTGCGTGGAACGGTCTCTGCGTGACTTATCGATCGGATCTTCCGATGCGCTTGATGCTTGGTTCTGGCAATAAGGTGGCGCAATCTGATTTGCCATCAGCTGTATTCCCCAAAATGCTAAGCAAATCGACGCTTTGTTCGAAATGGAGCGATTTTAAGCAGAGCGTTTCAGTCGATGGAGCTAGCGGAGAAATTTTGAATAAAGTTGATGATGTTCTCTTTGAATTTGAAGGCTATTCGGGGGAAAGTGGCGAATTCAATATCAAGGGGCTAGCGTCTTACAAGAATGTTGTTGTGCAATTGAGCTCTAGCTCGCAGAATGTGTCAAGTTCGAGTAGCTCGGATGCGGTTGAGAATGTTAGTTCGAGCAGTTCGGATGCGGTTGAGAATGTTAGTTCGAGTAGTTCGGATGCGGTTGAGAATGTTAGCTCGAGCAGTTTAGATTCAATCGAAAACTTTGTTTTTAATGATGTTTGCTCGTTCGAAATGGTCGATGATTTGTGGTACGCGCCTAACAGAGAGTTTATAGTTCGGACGGGTCTTGGCGATGAAAATGGCACGGAGGGCATGTGGTTCAGCTTCAATGACAAATGCGATGGTGGTGAATCCAAGGTGGTTTGGCCCGTAGAAATTGGTACCGTTGATTCTGATTATGCCATTGATCCGGTTATCGAACATTGTGCCGGGGTTTGCGGTATAGCTTCTTTTGGCATGGGGGCTTTAACTTACCAGCCGATTGTGGGTGTTGGTTTCTTCGTCGTTAGTACTGATGAGCCGAAAGCTGGTGATGTGTCTGATTGGGGCGGCTTGTGTGTGACGTATGCTTCTGAAGCTGATATGGATGTCGTGCTCTTAGACAATGAATATGGATTGCCCGATAATGAGAATGACTGGTTTAAGGCCTCGTTGCCGCGAAGTCTTGATGCGATAACGGAGTGCGTGAAATGGAGTGAATTTGCTTCGTTGACGAACCGGACCTTTGATTTGACTAAAGTTGCTTCTATTCGTTTCGTGTTGCGTGGCGATGATTCTACTCAGGTGGGTTTCAACATCTTGGGCTTGGGCAAGTATCATGAGCTTTCCAATCCAGGATGCAAGGCTCAAGAAAGTTACGTGAGTAATATCGACTATTACAAGGCGCAAATCGGGCACTAGAAAAATTGAAATCTTTTTAACTGAATCCCAAAATGACGACCTGAATGCGGATGAGCGAATGCTTGTCCGCATTTTTTTGGGGGGGGGGCTAGTTGTTCTGGCATTCGTTCATGGGTTAAAAATTAGTATCATGAAAAATGCGGCGTTTTGTAAAATTTTCAGAAAAAGCCGTTTTTTCGCGTTTAAATAGCGTTGAAGTATCATGAGCTATTGATTTATGTCACAAAAAGATATATATTTACGGCCATGAAGCCGGTAACGGAATACGAAGATTATCGTATCTACATGAAAGACTATTACGACGAAAAAAAAAGAGTTTCGTCGTTCTCGTGGCGCGAATATGCACGTGCTTCGGGATTTACGTCTCCGACTTATCTAAAACTGGTGTGTGAATGTAAAACCCGCCTTTCGCCTCAAGGGGCTGAAAAGGTCGGGGAGGCAATGAATCTGGCGGGCTTTGAACTTGAGTATTTTAAAGCAATGGTAACCTATTGCCACGCCAAGACAGATCAGGAACGCAAACTTGCGTATGAAGTCATGTTGGAGTTGGCTTCGAACAACAAGGTCAAAATCGTTGATGGCGATGCGTTCCGTTATTTTGAATCTTGGGTCCATCCGGTGGTGAGGGAACTTGCGCCGGTGATGCCTGGGGCGACTCCCGGTGATATTGCTAAGCGCTGTTGCCAAGGTGTTGCTGCCGGGAACGTCCGCGATTCGCTTGATTTTATGGTCAAGACGGGACTCTTGAAAAAGAACGGTGATAACTACGTGCAAGCCGATAAACATCTGAAAGGATCAACTGCTGCCGTGTCTGTCGCGTTACGTAATATGCACCGTGAAATGGCTATTTTTGCAAGTGAAGCGGTCAGTCGATTTTCTTCGTCGGAGAGAAACTTTACGGGACTCACGATGGGAATTTCTGCCGAAGATTATAATCTGATTTTGCAAGAGCTGGATACTTGCCGAAAAAAAATAGCTCAAATAGCCCTGAACAGTCGCCGTACTGAAAGGGTTTACAGATTGAATTTACAGTTGTTCCCGCTGACATGGGGGGAGGATAAGTGATATGGTAAAGAAGTTCGTTGACCTGTCGGCATGTGCACTTTTGCTAGGTGCAGTCGCATGTTCCAAGACAAACGAAACAACCGGGATCACGGAAGATGGCAATCCGATTGCCGAAGTTAGTAGTTCTTCTTCTTTTGTTCCTGAAAGTAGCAGCAGTAGTAGTGACGGTTCTGCAAGGTACAAGTTCGATTTGTGGAACGGCTCCAATGGTGCGGCCCGTGTAAATGTGGGCAACAATGCCGGTTACTGGTATAGCGTCGATGATGAAGACGATGGCGGTTCCTCTTCTATCAAGTTCCCTGTATCCTTGGAAAATGAAAGCGTAATTGGCAAAATGGATTCGCTTGTCTCTTTTTGCGGCGGTATGTGCGGAACGGTTGAACTTGGTGAAGGCTCGTCTACGCCGAGTGCAGGCGTCGGCATTGCGCTTGCCGAAAAGGATTCGACTATCGACATTTCGGATTGGGACGGCTTGTGCATTTCTTATGAGTCCGAGCTTTTGATGAAGGGTATCCTTGGTTATAAAGAAGGCGAGGTTGATGCTACTGCTGAAAATATGCCTAGCGTCAATTTCGAAAAGACTGCAAAGGGTGCGGCTTCTTCCCGTTGCGCTCAATGGACCGATTTTAAGCAGAATTCTGCAAATGTCAATTCTGGCAGTTCTATCTTTAAGAAAGCTACCTCGCTTATCTTCAAGTTTTATGGAAATCCG
Proteins encoded in this window:
- a CDS encoding argininosuccinate synthase, which translates into the protein MAKTESKKKVVLAYSGGLDTSIIIPWLKETYDVEVIAFAADLGQNDFPNAKALEEKALKTGASKCYVLDLKKEFLEEYVWPTVRAGAKYEGTYLLGTSFARPLIAKYQVKIAEKEGAYAVAHGATGKGNDQVRFELTYAALNPKLEVIAPWKDPRWTFHSREDAIDYAAAHKIPLNGISKKKIYSEDGNLWHLSHEGGVLEFPEQEHKYEFLKHTNTYEKAPNKADHVTISFEKGNPVAINGKKMGAVELLEFLNEIGGKNACGLLDIVENRLVGLKSRGVYETPGGTLLYKAHECLQQLVLDKETLFEAQKMSMTYANLVYNGQWFTPLRQAMDAFFNEVNKVVTGDVTLKLYKGNIIPAGIKSPYSLYDMGLGGFTDVDMYDQKDATGFIRCYGLPLKTRALLLGKKTNVDFGGVPSLKK
- a CDS encoding fibrobacter succinogenes major paralogous domain-containing protein gives rise to the protein MKKFVLCASLWIGLFLAACGDDSSVTSPSGKESLSTLTDSRDGQTYKTVVIGKQTWMAQNLNIETEKSFCFNDDSSNCTKYGRLYTWAAAMDSAGKWSSNGKGCGYKSECSAMSPVRGVCPNGWHLPTKAEFETLFSAVGGDSVAGKMLKSTSGWNFAKASGNGSDDYAFSALPVGYRDGGGDYTYVGNEATFWISTEKSDEYAYAMRLIYRKDNVDVDYRPKFMAFSVRCVKD
- a CDS encoding DUF3078 domain-containing protein yields the protein MKKSLFAIGCAALISASTAFAEGGMFEGYLPENWQADVVAAVKFTRMQFSNWKLEDGTSSYTWLFSYDAALKAHWNVADWRNNLNLALGYTKTDGLGTRKSSDKIFYETMGDFNASEKIKPYVGARFESQFTRGYDYSEDEDGNEIKTVVSHFMAPGYVTQMAGVGYFPNDNFSTRLAFANRMTITADGSDSYAYADDKDTKKIEKFKNEPGLESITEFKYSFSEIVSFKSRLWAFVNFKGFDQIDGRWENLLALSLSPLFEFQISYDIAYDKDLDEDSQHKNVILLGVTWRMF
- the hisH gene encoding imidazole glycerol phosphate synthase subunit HisH, with the translated sequence MAITVVDYNAGNLTSVMNALKFIGADAKVSRDPDEIAKATRLIFPGVGAAASAMETLTKTGIGEAIKAVVRAGNPVLGICIGCQIILEESEEDGGVKTLGLIPGRAVRFKDEPGLKIPHMGWNQVNFTREHPIMKGIRSGCDFYYVHSYYPQVPAEYAFAETTYGTQTFTGLIGKDNLIASQFHQEKSGEVGLAMLKNFCDWKI
- a CDS encoding TIGR02147 family protein, which translates into the protein MKPIIEYHDYRLYMQDYCNERIRVSAFSWREFSRVSGFSSPNYLKLVCDGKTRLSSRGAEMVGAAMGLVGFELEYFKKMVTYCDARNDQERKLAFDAMLDLAASQKVKIVDGEAFRYFESWVHPVVRELAPVMEGATPGEIAKLCCMEVSASDVRESLDFMVKVGLLKKNGKAYEQTDKYLKGTSGAVSVALRSMHREMAAFAEKAVDEFALSERNFSGLIMGLSAEDYEIIVQKIKAFRKEIADIALKSRATERVYRLNLQLFPLTWKKGENND
- a CDS encoding TIGR02147 family protein, translated to MKPVTEYEDYRIYMKDYYDEKKRVSSFSWREYARASGFTSPTYLKLVCECKTRLSPQGAEKVGEAMNLAGFELEYFKAMVTYCHAKTDQERKLAYEVMLELASNNKVKIVDGDAFRYFESWVHPVVRELAPVMPGATPGDIAKRCCQGVAAGNVRDSLDFMVKTGLLKKNGDNYVQADKHLKGSTAAVSVALRNMHREMAIFASEAVSRFSSSERNFTGLTMGISAEDYNLILQELDTCRKKIAQIALNSRRTERVYRLNLQLFPLTWGEDK